Sequence from the Drosophila subpulchrella strain 33 F10 #4 breed RU33 chromosome 3R, RU_Dsub_v1.1 Primary Assembly, whole genome shotgun sequence genome:
CAGCAAACTCACTGCTCATATCAATGCCAATCCGAAGACTTGATTATAAGAATATGAACCATTAGTTTTTAATCGCTCTACAGTTTAAAAATTCGTCAAAAAAGTCATGTTTCCAAATTACTGCTTTACAAAATCGGCCAGACAGTCGGGCTACGATGTTATAAGGAGGGGCTATACCGCCAAGGAGAGTTGCCAGCGCAGCAGCGGGAGATCCGTAACGTCGTCAGGAGGTCAAAGGTCACGCAATCGATCGGAAATCCGTAACTCCAGCGATTCCCCTAGGAAGACTACAAAGCGTCAGAGGAAATCCAGCTCATCACGTGACAAGGATTCGTCTTCCAGGAGCGTGGGATTCCGGTTGACACCCGTGATTTGTTCGAGTAAAAAAGATACGCGTGAAAAAGCTGGCGAAGATCGTCAGAAGGATAAAGTGATGTCCTCCGAATCTAGCAATGATCCCAATCGCGATCTACAGGAATCCTTTGCCGACTTCTTTAGCATCATTCACGATAATGTCTTGGAGTCCGTGCAGGAGGCAGTGCAGCGAATGGTGACCAACTGCTTTAAGGAGTCCTTGACCAAGATGGAGCGACTGTCCAAGGAGCTGCAGAACCAGGAGGCATTGCTCAACAAAATTCATCGCGATGTTACCAACAGTAAGATAAAGATCCTAtatcaaataaattatttattaagatATTATCTGTAACTTAACAgtctattttataaattttaaaacttttataaatcttataaaaatattatagttGCCCATAATTAATATCCACATTCATAATACCATTTgcttccttttttatttttgtaagaatattttcctttaatatttttaatacagTGATGTTCCTTTCCTCTTTTTTTCCTTGAAGTAGTTGTAACCTTTAATATCTTTCTGGTGAATCAATTCCGTAAATTGCATTTTAAGTAATCCAGAAAGATTAATCATCTTTTAATGAACCCCTTGGTATATAATATCCTGATTTTACCTCTGCTCTTTAGAAATTACCGCCCAGAGTGAAACGAACCTGAACCAATTCAAGTTCGTTACCCAAATGCTCATCGACAACCAAACAGTGCACTATAGAGCGCTCAATCAGGCGAAGGCGAACAGGCAGCGGCGCAAGGAGGAGCGGGATGCGGAGAAGGAACGGAAGTTGGAGCGCGAACGGAAGCGGAAGTGCGCCTGCAAGGAGGTGCACAATGAACGGGTTCCATCCAAAGGTCGATTCAGAAGTTCCAGCGTGGATCTGTCTCCAAAAAAGAGATGTTCCGGTGGCGATGCTAAGGAATTAAAACCTAGAGGACCACAGCATCAGTTGTGTCAACAGCAGGCACCGCTGGTTTACCACATGTGCCAGTCCTGTACGGATAAGGAATCCATGGCCAGGAATCAGGAATCCAAAAAGACATCCCGTTCATCATCGAAGCATACGAATACCCCAGTTCTACCCAGGCGATCCACTTCCTACAGCATGCCAGATCTCTCCGGACGCACTTCCTCCATTTCCAGGCGTTTCACTAACACTCAACCCCTTTCGAAAGTCTCCAAGAGCTGCTTATCCCGATCCTTTAACAACAGAAAAAGTCAGATCATATGCCATCCGGCCATGACTTATCCGCCCTACGTCCGCAACATTCCGATTCCACGGCGAAAGTTAGTTAAATAACTATAGTATTTTATTCATCCCCAGATACAAATACCTGATATGGCATTCAGTTGCATTTCTTGGAAATGGAACTAAGGAGATTGATTCCTTTTCACGTTTTGCAACTGACTGTCTTACCAGGCAAACCAAatcgaaaaaatatttttaaaaattggcCTAAGTTTTATCAGacactaaaaataaataaaaacattaaaacacttttttaaataatatacaaaatataccttttatttattaagagaaaaaaacaaagccaTATACAAGCCTCATTAGGTTACATTAACTGATAAATTATACCagttgaatttttaaaattatgcaTTACAAAAAATTAGTTGATGTATGATTGTATTCACACAGATCAATAGGAACAAAATGTTTGAGCATGGGAAATGCTTCTTTATGAATGGTAACATCAAACATCTGATGTAATTTCCTTTAATCAGAACTTTCGTTTAGCTTTAAGACATCTACTTTCTTGAGCTCCACGGTTTCATAGTAATTGTTCTTTCGCAAATAGCGCAGAACAAATGGTGACAGTAGATTCTCATCCACATCCTTGACATCCTGACGTCCAAAAACAAAGGTGGCCAAGTTGGAAAGAGTAATGGTAAGCAGGGATCCCAACATGGCGTACAATAGGAAGGACATGTGATATATAGAGGATCCTTGGTGAGGCTCGCTAAAAAGAAATATAggttataaatataaaataccaAATCGATACCAAAGAAAACTTACTATTCCGAAGTGGAGTTTAGGTAGCGACTCATATCGAAGTCGTATTCACAGTTCTCTACCGAAACGGGCAATTTGGTGTGTTGGAAGGAACCGGTAATATTGGCAATTTGAGCATTAACCGCTATCCAGGCCATGGTTGCAAAGGAACAAATGCTGCCCACAAAAACGGACTGCAATTTAAGATTatttataaaagatatataatatttttatatattttataagcaACCTTTTCGCCCACCCAAGGCATGAGCATTCCGACCGTGAAAATACCCAACATTGGTCCATATAAACTCGACTGGAGAGTTGCCGACAGCTGCAGCACCATTCCCAGTTTCTCAACCACATAGACCATGAAAATAGAGCTAATGCCGAAGGTCACCACCACCACTCGCATGGTCAGAGCCACGTGGCTCTCCTTCATCGATTTTCCCATCCGCGGTTTTACAAAATCCTCCAGGATTACGGCGGCCAGGGAGTTCAGGAGCGTGGATAAAGAGCTCAGGGCAGCACTGAAGACAGCCGATACAAAAAGTCCTGGCAGACCAGGAACAACGCCCAAAACACGCATCACTAGCAGGGGAACTAATTGATCCCGACGTCCAGCAAgctacaaaatataaatattaatataatataaatatttttaagagatttaatattttgtcAATGGAATATAGAATACTCACTCCAGTAGACATGGGATCGCAATCATAATAGGTAGCATAGCACACCAATCCCACATAGACGCATCCCATATAAAGCAGTATCAGTCCAATGGAGAAGGTGAATAGAGTCTGTTTGATGGCCTTCAAGGAAGGCAGAGACATGAATCTCTGAACCGTGGCCTGATTGATCGAGGTGCTCTGCAGCTTAAAGAAGGTTCCACCGACAAAGACTGAGAAAACACTTAGACGAACTGTGGGATCCATAGTCCATCTGGTAtagaagaaaataaattagtACCTATATGTTAATAGTATTACAAATTTTCTACTTACTCTGGGGTATTGAGGCGTCCACCCTCTTGATTGATCCGCCAAACATTTCCAAGACCGCCCAAATCCAAGGTTCCTTTAACCATAATCACAATCAGGGATCCATACATAATAACGCTCTGAACGACATCCGTGTAGACCACGCCCTTGATTCCGCCCACGCAGGTGTAGAATGTGCAAATGATGACCACAATGGGTGTGATGGTGTGAATTCCAATTCCAGACACTTGATTGAAGGTTAAAGCTGGGACATAGACAGCAATGGGAAGCCATATTATCtgaaataacaaaaatacCCATAAGGAAAGGTCTTTTAGGTAATAATATTTGGACTCACCGCCTTCAGAACAAATAGGCCAGCTCCAAACAAACGCATTCGCCGGCTAAAACGTCTCTCAAAGTACTGAAAGAGTGAGTGTGTATAAGTAAGGATTCATCAAGGACAGACCCCTTTGGAAAGATGATTATATAAGCTAGCTAAAAAACATCAAGCTTAGGCATTCGGTTAATTTAAggtacaaaaaatgttataactaaaaataaactacAATGTTTTTGGGTTTTTGAATACACTGTAAATATATTTACGGGATTAAAGTAAGATATAATAACTATCCCTATGACTTTTCGGACTGCTCCAATTTGGGCTGAGTTTCCGATTCGTGGAGGTTAAAATCGGATTTTTCATCACTATCACTGGCCACACTCTTGTACTTTCCATACCAGAATTTTCTCAGTACTGGACTGATGAGTTCGGGATCCACCAAACGGGGATCCTGGCGACCAAAGTAGAGAGTGGCCAGCAGAGATCCAAGTACAGTGCCCAAGGAACCCACAGCGGTGTACCACAAAAATGAGATCTCATGAAGGCCATGACTAGTGGATTCGATTGGAGttctgctttaaaataagaaaaaatctAGTTACAAATTTGTTCAAGAGAGTCTTGGAACAATCACATACGCCGTGGTGGTGGCATTCCAATTCTCGGGGAGATCAAAGGTATAGTCACAATCTTCCACAGAAACGGGTTTCGCTGGGAAAGTCAGTGCTCCTGTGAAAATTGCAATCTGAGCTCGAACCACAATATAGGCTGTAAAGGTGGAGGCACACGAGATGCCAGTGAGAAGACTCTAAAAATATAGATAACTATTTGTTAAGAAAATTTCCTAATTAACCTCTGTAAGTCAAACCTCTGTCTTAACGAAGGGCAGTAGCATGCCCACACTGAAGGCTCCCAGGAGTGGGCCACAAGTAATGGCCGCCACTGTGGAGGATAGCTGCATGACTAGCCCCAATCTCTGGACAATCGGAACACTGGCCATCGAGACCAGGCCAAAGGAAATGACCACTCCCCTTAACAAATAGGCGGTTTGTCTTTCAGTCAAGGGCTTTTTCCTATAGGGTTCCACAAAGTCCGTGAGAATCACACCGGAAAGGGCATTCAGGGCCGTCGAAAGAGAACTCAGGGCAGCACTGAAAACTCCAGCCACAAATAGACCAACCAGGCCGGGAATATGACCCACGTTCTTGACCACATAGAGTGGGATAACTTGATCCTTGGCACGAGCAAGCTGCAATTtgaataaattataataaattggattttctatttccaattttaaaacTTACCCCCGTTGTGATGGGATCACAATGGTAAAACTCAGCAAATGCCAACATTCCAATATAAACACACATCAACATGACGAGCATAAAGCCAATTAGGGATAGGATTAGGGCCTTTTTAACATCCCTATTATTGGGCAAAGTAAGGTAACGCTGAACTATGGCCTGATTAATGCCATTTGCCTGCAATTTGAACAAAGCGCCACCAATAAACAAGGCAAACACACCCATTCTCGCAGTGGGATCAAAGGTCATGCTGAAAAGAATTATTGTGTTATTaagtatattaaatattttatgaaatatataCTAACTCAGGACCAACTAGCCGATCGTACTGACGATTGTGCTCCAACACAACGCTCAGGCCACCCAAATCCATAGTGCCTTTAATGATGACTATAAGCATGGATCCAACCATAACGATGCCCTGAATGACATCCGTCCAAACAACACCCTTGATACCACCCtgaaaaacaataaaagcCAGATATTAACTgcatatatattatatctttaTCCCAAATACGTACCACACTGGTGtacaaaatacaaacaaaactTGTTAGGGGTACAATCTTGTGAACACTTATTCCAGAAACTGAAAAGTaggaataataaatattataaataaaacatcaaaggtaagaaaatgtttttaccTTGATTTAGAGTTAAGGCTGGAACATAGATGCAGATGGGTTGCCATAAAATCTAgaacaaattatatctttagTTATTTACTCTTATCATATCCATACTCAACTTACATTCATCACCACAAAGAGGCAGGATCCAAAGATGCGAACCCTTCGATCGAATCGTCTTTCAAAGTACTAGGATAAACGAAATCAAACAGAaacaagaacaaatattttataggaTGCATGGTTATGTACAAGATGCATTGGATAATGAAACATGCTGGATACACacaaaaaagtaaataaaaagcATTTCGACAGAACAAAAAGCGCACATTTTATTGACAAAGTTTAGGAAGCACTATAATTCTCAGTTTCGATCTTGCGCTTGAAAAGATCCTGCATATTAACCGCTTGATAGTTCTTTTTGGGCAGAAAACGTCGCATACAGGGCGTAATCAAGGCGGGATCCATTTTATTGAGATCTTCCCAGCCGAAAATGAAACCAGCTAACAAGGAGACTATTGTACAAATCACACCACCCAAAGCTGTGTACCAAAGGAAGGACAAATGGTAGAGGTTCCTTTCCGAGGGTCTAGAAAAtgatatacaaatatattattacTGGGCTGATCTAAGGTTTCCCATACTTACCTGTACCCGTGGATGGTCTCATGAACTGTTTGGTTATCAAAAGCATAGTCACAGCCATCCACTGAAACGGGTAGCTTGGGATAGCGTATCTCTCCATCCATTTGGGCCAACTGCGCCTTGACGCATATCCATGATAGCACCAAAAAGGACACCAAACTTCCTAGAAGCACGCTCTAAGATTTgacattattataaattattaattctaatttaaattaaatgatatccaCCCACCTTCCCCTTAACCCATGGCAGGCCCACGCCCATGCAGTAAATCCCCAAAAGAGGACCCATCGAAACTGCGGCTGTGCTGGTGGCCAATGGAACCACTTGTCCCAACTTCTCCACAATGTTCACCATCCCCAAGCACGAGAATCCGCAAACAACCACAATTGCCCGCAACCAAAAGGCCGTCTGGCGTTCGGTCATCGGTTTTTTCAGCAAGGGTCTTAAGATATCCTGAGTAATCACACAGGCCAGGGAGTTGAGACCCGTGGAAAGGGAGCTCAGGGCAGCACTGAAAACCCCAGACACAAATAGTCCTGGTAATCCAGGTAGAGAACCCAAAGTTCGCATCATTAGCAGCGAAGGCAGTTGGTCAACGGCAGCAGCTAActgaaacaaaaataaataaagttctAGATCAATACTACATAAAATATGCTACCTATTTATAAGGATATACTATATGCACAATAGTTTctagatatttttaaaaatattctaaaTGGAATATATTCAATAAGTATACACCTAAGTATTTTTCTGGACAGTTTGCCTACTTTAGTACTTATTGGATCACAATCGTGGTATACTGCATAGGATACCAATCCCATGTAGCTGCAGCAGCTGAGGAGGAATAGCAGGAGCAGTGTGAAAATCAGCATACATCTTTTAGCATGCTGGTAACTTGGCAGGGAGAGGAATCGCTGGATGGACACCTGGTTGACATCCGAGGACTGGATCTTATGCAGAGTGCCGCCCAAAATCACAGACAGCATTGACAGCCGCACTGTGGGATCCCAAGTCAACCTGATGGTTTTTAGAATAGCTTCACAATTAATGGGAAATTTAATCATCACGCAGACTTACTTCGGTGAATTGAGACGTCCGCCTTCTTCATTTCGCTGCAGAACCACGCCCAGTCCGCCCACATCGAAGGTGCCCTTAATGCAAACTGCCAAAATGGAGCCAAACATCACAAAGCTCTGAATGACGTCTGTCCAGATGACGGCCTTCAGTCCGCCCTGAAATAAATGAAATCTGCAAGTTGGTCGACAAGTTTGTAGATAGATTTAATTAACACCTCACCACACACGTGTAGAAAGTGCAGATAGTGCACACAATGGGCGTAATTACATGGATGCCAGTTCCAGTCACTGAAAGATGGTAATATAACAATAAGGAGGACAATTTACAAGGatgcacacaaaaaaaaaccatagtctaatttgtttttaagtcAAATGACTGGGAAATTTGATGTATAACTAAAGCTATTACTTAAACTGCCATAAAAATGATGTCAACAGTGAAAAAAGAATacattcaataaaaaattatagtaACTATAGGGAATTTTTCGGAGTGCATTTATTGGCAGACAGTTAATTGAAATGGTTACGCATAATCTAAAATCAAACTTACCCTGATTGTAGGTGATGGCCGGTACATATAACGCCACAGGAAGCCAGAGCATCTGAGAAAGGAAATGAtaatatataaagaaaatgtattaGACTATATATACTCACCGTTCCCACAATGAAGAGCACCGAACCCAAATTGCGTATGCCAGCGCCATAGCGCAATTGAAAGTACTAAAGGTTTAAGGGATTTCATTTGGTTAGACATaacatatttcattataaaCAAAACTTAGACCAAAATTTTGATTCATGCAGAGCTGAATGTGAAGATGCTGGGGATTAGTTATTTACATGCCTGGTCAAGCAACCCTAACTTAACTAAAATAAACTTGAAGTGCTGCTTAAGAGTATGTTTTATTGACAAGTACATGGCAGGAAATTACTTTCTAAGACTTCTCATTGAAACTTTCCAAAGTGTTGTCGTCCCGTTTTACACTCGTATAGCTGGACTTGTAGAACCCACGAATAGCTGGCGATATAAGCTCAAGGTCGACATCTTCGACCTTATTACGGCCAAAGATAAAGCCAGCCAGATGGGCGGCGGTCACGCCCACTGCAGCACCCATACAACTATATAACATAAAAGAGATGTTGTACAGCTGCTGGGCAAAGCTGAGCGATCTGTGGAGGCAACCTTATGAAGTGATTAAAGTTCATAATATCTGGCTAAGCTTACGCAGGTTCTGTTATGGGTATGGTGGTATTCGAAGGGCTCAATAAGTCACGATCGAACTCATAGTCACAGCCTTCTACACTAACTGGTTTGGCTTCGAACGTAATTTCTCCAGAATTGATGGCCAATTGGGCAGATAGGCACAGCCAGCCCATGAAGAAGAATGAGCATAGAGATCCCACTATGGCGCTCTAAAAGGAAATATTTGAGTAAGCAACAGAAAAAGCTTTTTTATAGATACAAGGAAGACTAACCTTTGAGTTAATGCTTGGGCACAGCAGGCCCATCACGAAAATACCCAAAAGCGGACCCTGAACAATCGAACTCACGGTCATGGAAAGCTGCATCACATGGGAGCCCATTTGTTCGACCACGAAGACCAGAGCCACACTCACGACTCCAATGATCACTGTACAGACACGCATGGTGACGGCAGTCTGGTGTTCCGTCAGAGGTTTCCTCATCAAGGGTTTGATGTAATCCTCCAGAAAAACAGCGGATAGGGAGTTCATAGCCGTAGACAGGGAACTGAGGGCGGCACTAAACACTGCGGCCACAAACATGCCGGGAATCCCGGGAAATGAGCTCATGGACTGGACCACGAGCAGGGGAACCAGCTGATCCTTGGCCGCCGCCAACTGCAAGTAATTTCTTAGTCAGTGgggattttataaaaatgtacagATAGGTTGCACCCCTTTTATAAGGCTTATAGTTAGAAATGATAAAGAAATACTTTATCAATTAAAGGgtattttataaaagtttaacaattcaaaatatatattataatacaaTTTAGTTGTTAGAGTCTTTAAGAGGGTTTTATAACTAGATTCGAcagttttatatttataaatatctgGAATATATAATCACCTACCTTTGTGGTCAAGGGATCACAGTCGTAGTAGGTGGCGGACAGCAGGAGTCCATTGTAGAGGCAGATGGCCATCAAGGCAACCAATCCGAAGATGAAGAGGAACGAGCAGTGGGCCATCTCCTTGATTCCGGGTAGAGACATGTACCGCTGGGTCATCCTCTGATTGCAGCCGAGATTGTAGGTGTTGTGGACGACGTTTCCCACCAACATTGCCATCATGGACATTCGCACCTTGGGATCAAGCGTCCATCTGTTTTGAAAATGTCTCAGATTATGAGCAGGCAAGAGAGCACATGTACCCCACATCCCGGCGGAATAACTTCCCCGCCATGTGTGTGGTACTTGTGCTTCACCCACTCAGGCCACTCCAGTCGCCCGCTCTCGAAGTTCCGCTGAATAACCACGCCTAGGCCGCCCAAATCGTAGGTTCCCTTGACGCTGACGAAGAGAATCGCTCCCACCATTATGCCGGATTGGATCACATCTGTCCAGACAACGGCCTTCAGGCCCCCGGCAGCTGTGTAGAATATGCAGACGAGGCACACGATGGGCGTGATGACATGGACATTTATTCCAGTAACTAAAAAAGTGCACAAAAGTCAACCCGGAAAGTCCTTGAATCCTATGGAAAACTCCTTAAAGGAGCTTTAAGTAACTCTAAAGTTGATTATTTACAAATTTGAAAAACTTTTCAGCTTCTGTTATTCTCAAAAAATGAATAGATGAAATGAAGTTCAAATTAGCTATGAAAACTTGTATGAATTGTCAAGAACCCGTGAAGCACatgattaaaatataatcaGTATTCATTCGgtgatgattttaaaattagatAATGTAAGTTAAAAGACCTTTTATTATTAAGTAgttacacaaaaacaaaaataagcatgcttaatttaaaaaaattaagtctTAGGCAGGGTAAAGGTAAAAGTTAGCAGGTAgatataaattcaaattttttctATACCAAAAGTATGTTAAGTTTCAGAAAGTAGACCGAAATAATATGAAAGGGATTTATAAGGGATTATGATTTCTCATTGGAACTTCTAATAGAGTTCTCGTGCAGGCTAACGCTGGTGTATCTGGACTTCTGGAACCGTCGTATGCAGGGCGAGAGCAAGTCATCTTCGACGTCTCCGGCCTTATTTCGGCCAAATATAAAACCGGCCAGATGTCCTGCAATCACACCCACTGTGCCCCCCATAACAGTGTAGAACAGGAAGGAAATGTGGTAAAGCTGCTCAGCGAAACTGAGGGACCTGTAGGATTAGGTTTGAGTGATGAAGAGGGCACGGATAGTTTTAGGAACTCTGGAAAACTTACGGAGTTTCTGCTCCAAGAAGGGTGACATTTGCGGGGCTCACCAGGGAACGGTCGAACTCATAATCACAGCCTTCGATGCTGACTGGCTTTTCCGGAGAATGCATTTCCCCAGAGTTAATGGCGATTTGGGCCGTAATACTAAGCCAACCCATAAAAAAGAAGGCAACAAGGGAACCCGTAATGGCACTCTTAaacgaaataataatttttaaaggaTCTTTCCAATGATTTTTCAGCTGTACAAAAAAAACTTCCAAAAAGGGCCACCCTAAATTATTgttttgatttaataattatcGAATTTGTTTAGGAATTTTAGAAACTTTGACAAAAAATTAGAATGGATTTTCAAAAGTTGTTTTTCTAGATGAATTGAAACTAACTTTGGAGTTAATACTTGGACACAGCAGACCCATCGTGAAGAGGCCAAGCAGCGGACCCTGGACCACTGAACCAATGGACATTCCCAGCTGCAGAACGTGGGAGCTCATCCGCTCGACCACGAAAACCAGGGCCACACTGACAACTCCAATGATCACCGTACAAAGACGCAGGGTAACACCGGTCTGGTGTTCCGTAAGGGGTTTCTTCGCCAAGGGCTTGATGTAATCCTCCAGGAAAACAGCGGATAGGGAGTTCATACCCGTAGACAGGGAACTCAGGGCGGCACTAAATACTCCGGCCACAAAAAGTCCGGGAACT
This genomic interval carries:
- the LOC119549936 gene encoding uncharacterized protein LOC119549936 encodes the protein MFPNYCFTKSARQSGYDVIRRGYTAKESCQRSSGRSVTSSGGQRSRNRSEIRNSSDSPRKTTKRQRKSSSSRDKDSSSRSVGFRLTPVICSSKKDTREKAGEDRQKDKVMSSESSNDPNRDLQESFADFFSIIHDNVLESVQEAVQRMVTNCFKESLTKMERLSKELQNQEALLNKIHRDVTNKITAQSETNLNQFKFVTQMLIDNQTVHYRALNQAKANRQRRKEERDAEKERKLERERKRKCACKEVHNERVPSKGRFRSSSVDLSPKKRCSGGDAKELKPRGPQHQLCQQQAPLVYHMCQSCTDKESMARNQESKKTSRSSSKHTNTPVLPRRSTSYSMPDLSGRTSSISRRFTNTQPLSKVSKSCLSRSFNNRKSQIICHPAMTYPPYVRNIPIPRRKLVK